One window of Actinomycetota bacterium genomic DNA carries:
- a CDS encoding RidA family protein, which translates to MPTPEERLQQLGVDLPAPAAPVAAYVPTVRTGNLVYVSGQVPTVEGKPTHLGHLGADVDLEAGRAAARTCAVNVVAALKAELGELSRVRRIVKVTGFVASAPEFTDAPKVVNAASELFGEVFGDAGRHARAAVGVAALPLGVPVEVEAIVEVA; encoded by the coding sequence ATGCCAACCCCCGAGGAGCGCCTCCAGCAGCTCGGCGTCGACCTCCCCGCCCCGGCCGCCCCGGTCGCCGCCTACGTGCCGACCGTCCGCACCGGCAACCTGGTCTACGTCTCGGGGCAGGTGCCGACGGTCGAGGGCAAGCCGACCCACCTGGGCCACCTCGGCGCCGACGTCGACCTGGAGGCCGGACGCGCCGCCGCCCGCACCTGCGCGGTCAACGTGGTCGCGGCCCTCAAGGCCGAGCTGGGCGAGCTCTCCCGGGTGCGGCGGATCGTCAAGGTGACCGGGTTCGTGGCCAGCGCCCCGGAGTTCACCGACGCCCCCAAGGTGGTCAACGCGGCCAGCGAGCTGTTCGGCGAGGTGTTCGGCGACGCCGGCCGCCACGCCCGGGCGGCCGTCGGCGTCGCCGCCCTCCCCCTCGGCGTCCCCGTCGAGGTCGAGGCGATCGTCGAGGTGGCCTAG
- a CDS encoding WhiB family transcriptional regulator, translating into MATSSGAATGGDLSSTDLQIGWQYRAACKGPVSNLFFAPNHLERKEERLARESAAKAICRTCPVLVECREYALLVREPHGIWGGLNEYERRQLLARRAG; encoded by the coding sequence ATGGCCACCTCATCGGGCGCCGCCACCGGCGGCGACCTGTCGTCGACGGATCTCCAGATCGGCTGGCAGTACCGTGCCGCCTGCAAGGGCCCGGTCTCCAACCTGTTCTTCGCGCCCAACCACCTGGAGCGCAAGGAGGAGCGGCTGGCCCGCGAGTCCGCCGCCAAGGCGATCTGCCGTACCTGCCCGGTCCTGGTCGAGTGCCGCGAGTACGCCCTGCTGGTCCGCGAGCCGCACGGCATCTGGGGTGGGCTCAACGAGTACGAGCGCCGCCAGCTCCTGGCCCGCCGCGCCGGCTGA
- the clpS gene encoding ATP-dependent Clp protease adapter ClpS yields the protein MSTTAPTRERTTERDDVTEPDIPWVVIVWNDPVNLMSYVVFVLQKLFGYDREKATRLMLDVHHKGKAVVSSGPREKAEFDVYRLHGHGLWATMQKDR from the coding sequence ATGAGTACGACCGCCCCGACGCGCGAGCGCACCACCGAGCGCGACGACGTCACCGAGCCGGACATCCCCTGGGTGGTGATCGTCTGGAACGACCCGGTGAACCTGATGTCCTACGTCGTGTTCGTGCTCCAGAAGCTGTTCGGCTACGACCGGGAGAAGGCGACCCGGCTGATGCTGGACGTCCATCACAAGGGCAAGGCGGTGGTGTCCAGCGGCCCCAGGGAGAAGGCCGAGTTCGACGTCTACCGCCTCCACGGCCACGGGCTCTGGGCGACCATGCAGAAGGACCGCTAG
- a CDS encoding DUF2017 family protein: MAGSFKRIGADRVRVRLGHDEVAVLRGLPDQLRTVLGEGEDEPVNQRLFPPAYLDVADIEHDAEYHRLMHDDLVKEKLANLDLVTGTLARGTTSVRRWTVELTDEEATAWLGVLNDLRLALGIRLDITEDYDGDVDPTDPRAPAFRLLSYLGWLEEQLLDALQT, from the coding sequence TTGGCCGGTTCCTTCAAGCGGATCGGCGCCGACCGGGTACGGGTCCGGCTGGGCCACGACGAGGTCGCCGTGCTCCGCGGCCTTCCCGACCAGCTCCGCACCGTCCTTGGCGAGGGCGAGGACGAGCCCGTCAACCAGCGCCTGTTCCCCCCGGCCTACCTGGACGTGGCCGACATCGAGCACGACGCCGAGTACCACCGCCTCATGCACGACGACCTGGTCAAGGAGAAGCTGGCCAACCTCGACCTGGTCACCGGCACCCTCGCCCGGGGCACGACCTCGGTCCGCCGCTGGACGGTCGAGCTCACCGACGAGGAGGCCACCGCCTGGCTGGGCGTCCTCAACGACCTCCGCCTCGCCCTCGGGATCCGCCTCGACATCACCGAGGACTACGACGGCGACGTCGACCCCACCGACCCCCGCGCCCCCGCCTTCCGCCTCCTCAGCTACCTGGGATGGCTGGAGGAGCAGCTCCTGGACGCCCTCCAGACCTGA
- a CDS encoding ATP-dependent DNA helicase, whose translation MDLEAAFDALPGLTERAAQRRMASAVAEALEAQAPLLVHAPTGVGKSLGYLVPIVAAGRRAIVATATKALQSQLVERDLPRLAEAFDTTFALAMGRGNYACWARIEALVAATRLAATPAEEAALEVASWAVESTTGSRLDAPPGVRDDVWDLVSTSGEDCPGQKGCAFHQRCFAERAREQARDVDVVVTNHHLLLLELELRAMSDAPGVMLPEVDVIVVDEAHRLADHAADLYGVTVTAARMGRAGAAADAAAKAAGMHTDWSRRLRGRYTELAADLYPGPVQPGGRAHATLAAALTPLGNDLQTMLATLKDLGDPDDEATALLAARRRLRALARDLGRLTAVPAAQGDQGGEPARPGGPASDLAVWVEEGRSGSRVIRSALVEPGPVLEGVLWDRVPATVACSATLAVAGRLEVAARALGVGEPATVVASSPFDFQRNALLYVPRSVPQPSSDGFQAAAEHELASLVDAARGRALVLCTSWRAVESFAAALAQLPYEVLVQGDDVPARLAARFRDEVASVLVATRTFFEGFDVPGESLSLLVLDRLPFPRPDDPLLAERGRRVERAGGSRFSEVWLPAAAVSLQQALGRLVRSETDRGVMAVLDRRLADAGYRAALLASLPPARLTRSIEDVRAFFAV comes from the coding sequence ATGGACCTCGAGGCCGCCTTCGACGCCCTGCCCGGCCTGACCGAGCGGGCGGCCCAGCGGCGCATGGCCAGCGCCGTCGCCGAGGCCCTCGAGGCCCAGGCGCCGCTGCTGGTCCACGCCCCGACCGGGGTCGGCAAGTCGCTCGGGTACCTGGTCCCGATCGTGGCCGCCGGGCGGCGGGCGATCGTCGCCACCGCCACCAAGGCGCTCCAGTCGCAGCTGGTCGAGCGCGACCTGCCCCGGCTCGCCGAGGCCTTCGACACCACCTTCGCCCTGGCCATGGGCCGCGGCAACTACGCCTGCTGGGCACGGATCGAGGCCCTGGTGGCGGCGACCCGCCTGGCCGCCACGCCCGCCGAGGAGGCGGCGCTGGAGGTGGCCTCCTGGGCGGTCGAGTCGACCACGGGGAGCCGCCTGGACGCCCCGCCGGGGGTGCGCGACGACGTCTGGGACCTGGTCTCGACCAGCGGCGAGGACTGCCCGGGGCAGAAGGGCTGCGCCTTCCACCAGCGCTGCTTCGCCGAGCGGGCCCGGGAGCAGGCCCGCGACGTCGACGTGGTCGTGACCAACCACCACCTGCTCCTGCTCGAGCTGGAGCTGCGGGCGATGTCCGACGCCCCCGGGGTGATGCTGCCCGAGGTCGACGTGATCGTGGTCGACGAGGCCCACCGGCTGGCCGACCACGCCGCCGACCTCTACGGCGTCACCGTGACCGCGGCCCGCATGGGCCGGGCCGGGGCGGCCGCCGACGCCGCCGCCAAGGCGGCCGGGATGCACACCGACTGGTCCCGCCGCCTCCGGGGCCGGTACACCGAGCTGGCCGCCGACCTGTACCCCGGTCCCGTCCAGCCCGGCGGCCGGGCCCACGCCACCCTGGCCGCCGCCCTCACCCCCCTCGGCAACGACCTCCAGACCATGCTCGCCACCCTCAAGGACCTGGGCGACCCCGACGACGAGGCCACCGCCCTGCTCGCCGCCCGCCGCCGCCTCCGCGCCCTCGCCCGCGACCTGGGGCGCCTCACCGCCGTCCCGGCCGCCCAGGGCGACCAGGGAGGCGAGCCCGCGCGGCCGGGCGGGCCCGCCTCCGACCTGGCCGTCTGGGTGGAGGAGGGGCGGAGCGGGAGCAGGGTGATCCGGTCGGCGCTGGTCGAGCCGGGTCCGGTGCTGGAGGGCGTGCTGTGGGACCGGGTGCCGGCCACCGTCGCGTGCTCGGCCACCCTGGCCGTGGCCGGGCGCCTGGAGGTCGCGGCCCGGGCCCTGGGGGTGGGCGAGCCGGCCACCGTGGTCGCCTCCTCCCCGTTCGACTTCCAGCGCAACGCCCTGCTCTACGTGCCCCGGTCCGTGCCCCAGCCCTCCTCCGACGGGTTCCAGGCCGCGGCCGAGCACGAGCTCGCCTCCCTGGTCGACGCCGCCCGGGGCCGGGCCCTGGTGCTCTGCACCTCCTGGCGGGCGGTCGAGTCGTTCGCCGCCGCCCTGGCCCAGCTCCCCTACGAGGTGCTGGTCCAGGGCGACGACGTCCCGGCCCGCCTGGCCGCCCGCTTCCGCGACGAGGTGGCCAGCGTGCTGGTGGCCACCCGGACCTTCTTCGAGGGGTTCGACGTGCCCGGCGAGAGCCTGTCGCTGCTGGTGCTCGACCGGCTGCCGTTCCCCCGGCCCGACGACCCCCTGCTGGCCGAGCGAGGCCGGCGGGTCGAGCGGGCCGGCGGCTCCCGCTTCTCCGAGGTCTGGCTGCCGGCCGCCGCCGTCTCCCTGCAGCAGGCCCTCGGCCGCCTGGTCCGCTCGGAGACCGACCGGGGCGTCATGGCCGTGCTCGACCGGCGCCTGGCCGACGCCGGCTACCGCGCCGCCCTGCTGGCCAGCCTGCCCCCGGCCCGGCTCACCCGGTCGATCGAGGACGTGCGCGCGTTCTTCGCCGTATAG
- a CDS encoding slipin family protein codes for METWVVVLIVIAVIALIIWGVISMVHVLQEYERGVVFRLGRVRGRPKGPGLIILLPFGIDRMRKVTIQTVAMNVPPQDVITKDNVTMRVDAVIYAKVVDPVPAVVRVQNYLFAVSQTAQTNLRASLGKYDLETLLSEREAINRELHGIIARVTHDWGVEVLSVEVKDVDLPDDLRRAMAREAEAGREAKALLISADAELRASRVLAEAAVILSKNPQAMQIRFLQTVTAVATEQNSTLVMPIPIELLGMFGGRGDQGNGLPAAPPAVSPAPPSQSPPGPEEGRQPGPGNGRPG; via the coding sequence ATGGAGACCTGGGTGGTCGTCCTGATCGTCATCGCCGTGATCGCCCTGATCATCTGGGGCGTCATCTCCATGGTCCACGTGCTGCAGGAGTACGAGCGCGGGGTGGTGTTCCGGCTGGGCCGCGTCCGGGGCAGGCCCAAGGGGCCCGGCCTGATCATCCTGCTGCCGTTCGGCATCGACCGGATGCGCAAGGTCACCATCCAGACGGTGGCCATGAACGTGCCGCCCCAGGACGTGATCACCAAGGACAACGTCACCATGCGGGTCGACGCCGTGATCTACGCCAAGGTGGTGGACCCGGTCCCCGCGGTCGTGAGGGTGCAGAACTACCTGTTCGCGGTCAGCCAGACCGCCCAGACGAACCTCCGCGCCAGCCTCGGCAAGTACGACCTGGAGACGTTGCTCAGCGAGCGCGAGGCGATCAACCGGGAGCTGCACGGGATCATCGCCCGGGTCACCCACGACTGGGGGGTCGAGGTCCTCTCGGTCGAGGTAAAGGACGTGGACCTGCCCGACGACCTGCGCCGGGCCATGGCCCGCGAGGCCGAGGCCGGGCGCGAAGCCAAGGCCCTGCTGATCTCGGCCGACGCCGAGCTGCGGGCCTCGCGGGTGCTGGCCGAGGCGGCCGTGATCCTGAGCAAGAACCCTCAGGCCATGCAGATCCGCTTCCTCCAGACGGTCACCGCCGTGGCCACCGAGCAGAACTCGACCCTGGTCATGCCGATCCCGATCGAGCTGCTGGGGATGTTCGGGGGACGGGGCGACCAGGGCAACGGCCTCCCGGCCGCGCCCCCGGCGGTGTCGCCGGCGCCCCCGTCCCAGAGCCCGCCGGGACCGGAGGAGGGGCGCCAGCCGGGGCCGGGCAACGGCCGCCCCGGCTAG
- a CDS encoding CapA family protein: MPCPPHRPPSPTRRHLVASLTVAALLLLSACGGGGDPEPASQATQTTAAPEPTATTARPTTTAPKRAGASREPTGEPVTLAFGGDVHFEGAIESRLATNPATTLGPIAGVLGRADLAVVNLETAITERGTPAPKDFTFRAPPSALTALDKAGVDVASMANNHGLDFGQVGLRDSLAAAKAAKFPVVGVGRNAEEAYRAHLVTVKGQRIAVIGATQVLDSSLAAAWTAGDDKPGMASAYEEATLLAAVREARASADTVVVDLHWGRELVNCPIDRQRALAPKLVAAGADVVVGSHAHILLGGGYLRGAYVHYGLGNFVFYSRGGLTAQSGVLLLTTQGRAVTASRWVPATISGGIPIPLQGAAATRAVSSWQSLRRCTGLSAKP; the protein is encoded by the coding sequence GTGCCCTGTCCACCCCACCGCCCACCGTCCCCCACGCGCCGCCACCTGGTCGCCTCGCTGACCGTGGCGGCGCTGCTGTTGCTGAGCGCGTGCGGCGGCGGCGGCGACCCCGAGCCGGCCAGCCAGGCGACCCAGACGACCGCCGCCCCCGAGCCGACGGCGACCACGGCCCGACCGACCACCACCGCGCCCAAGCGGGCCGGCGCCAGCCGGGAGCCGACCGGCGAGCCGGTCACCCTCGCCTTCGGGGGCGACGTCCACTTCGAGGGCGCGATCGAGTCCCGGCTGGCCACCAACCCGGCCACCACCCTCGGCCCGATCGCCGGGGTCCTGGGCCGGGCCGACCTGGCCGTGGTCAACCTCGAGACCGCCATCACCGAGCGCGGCACCCCCGCCCCCAAGGACTTCACCTTCCGGGCCCCGCCGTCCGCCCTCACCGCCCTGGACAAGGCCGGGGTCGACGTCGCCAGCATGGCCAACAACCACGGCCTGGACTTCGGCCAGGTCGGCCTGCGCGACTCGCTGGCCGCGGCCAAGGCGGCCAAGTTCCCCGTTGTCGGGGTCGGCCGCAACGCCGAGGAGGCCTACCGGGCCCACCTGGTCACCGTCAAGGGCCAGCGCATCGCCGTGATCGGCGCCACCCAGGTGCTCGACAGCAGCCTCGCCGCCGCCTGGACCGCCGGCGACGACAAGCCCGGCATGGCCTCGGCCTACGAGGAGGCCACCCTGCTGGCCGCAGTCCGCGAGGCCAGGGCATCGGCCGACACCGTGGTCGTCGACCTCCACTGGGGCCGGGAGCTGGTCAACTGCCCGATCGACCGCCAGCGCGCCCTCGCCCCCAAGCTGGTCGCTGCCGGCGCCGACGTGGTCGTCGGCTCCCACGCCCACATCCTCCTCGGCGGCGGCTACCTGCGCGGCGCCTACGTCCACTACGGCCTCGGCAACTTCGTCTTCTACTCCCGCGGCGGCCTCACCGCCCAGAGCGGCGTCCTCCTCCTCACCACGCAAGGCCGCGCCGTCACCGCCTCCCGCTGGGTCCCCGCCACCATCTCCGGCGGCATCCCCATCCCCCTCCAGGGCGCCGCCGCCACCCGCGCCGTCAGTTCCTGGCAGTCCCTCCGCCGCTGCACCGGCCTCTCGGCCAAGCCCTGA
- a CDS encoding SelB C-terminal domain-containing protein, producing RLHLERPLVLDAFEPLVLRDSGRDETVGGGLVLDPFPPAAVRGTAARLRRTEELEAREAAGRSGLPGRVLAERGVVPLAELPRLAAVAPDRLPAALAAAGPGVVTSRTLAWTRAAWDAAAAGAVEAVERRHRDDPSAAGLPAQAARAAALAPGWPAAAGAEVVEALVADGRLVADGPALRLPGHGSRLGPAQRALRARVEAALDEAGVGLLGDAALAELGADRKAAALLVRLGVLVPVAPGGYLGRSTLEAAVETLRRSFPDGRPFAATEAKEALGTTRRTAIPLLEHLDRTGVTIRQGDLRRLA from the coding sequence TGCGGCTGCACCTGGAGCGGCCCCTGGTCCTCGACGCCTTCGAGCCGCTGGTCCTGCGGGACAGCGGCCGCGACGAGACCGTCGGCGGGGGCCTGGTCCTCGACCCGTTCCCGCCCGCGGCCGTCCGCGGCACCGCGGCCCGGCTCCGCCGCACCGAGGAGCTGGAGGCCCGCGAGGCCGCCGGCCGCTCCGGCCTGCCGGGGCGGGTCCTGGCCGAACGCGGCGTGGTCCCCCTGGCCGAGCTCCCCCGCCTCGCCGCCGTCGCCCCGGACCGCCTCCCGGCCGCCCTCGCCGCCGCCGGCCCCGGCGTCGTCACCTCCCGGACCCTGGCCTGGACCCGGGCCGCCTGGGATGCGGCGGCGGCGGGCGCCGTCGAGGCGGTCGAGCGGCGGCACCGGGACGACCCGTCCGCGGCCGGCCTGCCGGCCCAGGCGGCCCGGGCGGCCGCCCTCGCCCCTGGCTGGCCGGCCGCGGCCGGCGCCGAGGTGGTGGAGGCGCTGGTCGCCGACGGGCGGCTGGTGGCCGACGGCCCGGCCCTGCGCCTGCCCGGGCACGGATCGCGCCTCGGCCCGGCTCAGCGGGCGCTGCGGGCCAGGGTCGAGGCCGCCCTGGACGAGGCCGGGGTCGGGCTGCTCGGTGACGCCGCCCTGGCCGAGCTCGGCGCCGACCGCAAGGCGGCCGCCCTGCTGGTCCGCCTGGGGGTGCTGGTCCCGGTCGCCCCCGGCGGCTACCTGGGCCGCTCGACCCTGGAGGCGGCGGTCGAGACCCTGCGCCGCAGCTTCCCCGACGGCCGCCCGTTCGCCGCCACCGAGGCCAAGGAGGCCCTCGGCACGACCCGCCGCACCGCCATCCCCCTCCTGGAGCACCTCGACCGCACCGGCGTCACCATCCGCCAGGGCGACCTCCGCCGCCTGGCCTGA
- a CDS encoding NfeD family protein, producing the protein MRRAASLLCLAGALLATVGLLPARGQAQGPVVEVFEASGVLDASVLGALRDDLAGAERRGARVFLVQLSSFGGLGVDPGEVREVVAAAGLPVAVWVGPRSAEAAGAATFVLAGADVVGVARDARIGPALPAELGKGRDPAAEAALFARSGLPPAVRGATLGGAAAEAAGLADYQAESLPDAVRRLDGQEADGRPLEVTGFQVRFLSRSLLDRVMHGLANPTLAYLLLLAAAACLSFEWFQPGFGVAGAAGLVCALLAAFALAILPTNWLALALLLAGQALFTVDAAVGGLGLATAGAAGLTAAGSWWLFSSPSPLLRVDGRLAVLGVLWSLAWFVVILTVILRSQRQVPMGTEALVGSRGVVRSMLNPGGIVVVDGAMWRARLATGEGSLGTGQRIRVSAVVDGILQVDPEDPSAVRPTRRRGRRATSVAEPAGRE; encoded by the coding sequence ATGCGACGAGCCGCCTCCCTCCTCTGTCTTGCCGGTGCGCTGCTGGCCACCGTCGGGCTGCTGCCCGCGCGGGGGCAGGCCCAGGGGCCGGTGGTCGAGGTGTTCGAGGCGTCGGGGGTGCTGGACGCCAGCGTGCTCGGGGCGCTCCGGGACGACCTGGCCGGGGCCGAGCGCCGGGGGGCGCGGGTGTTCCTCGTCCAGCTGTCGAGCTTCGGGGGGCTCGGGGTCGACCCGGGCGAGGTCCGGGAGGTGGTGGCCGCGGCCGGGCTGCCGGTGGCGGTGTGGGTCGGGCCGCGGTCCGCCGAGGCCGCCGGGGCGGCGACGTTCGTGCTCGCCGGGGCCGACGTGGTCGGGGTGGCCAGGGACGCCCGGATCGGGCCGGCGCTCCCGGCCGAGCTGGGCAAGGGCCGCGACCCCGCGGCCGAGGCGGCGCTGTTCGCGCGCTCCGGGCTCCCGCCGGCGGTCCGAGGGGCGACCCTCGGCGGGGCGGCCGCGGAGGCGGCCGGGCTGGCCGACTACCAGGCCGAGTCCCTGCCCGACGCGGTGCGGCGGCTCGACGGCCAGGAGGCCGACGGCCGCCCGCTCGAGGTGACCGGCTTCCAGGTCCGGTTCCTGTCCCGCTCCCTGCTCGACCGGGTCATGCACGGCCTGGCCAACCCGACCCTGGCCTACCTGCTGCTCCTGGCCGCGGCCGCCTGCCTCTCCTTCGAGTGGTTCCAGCCGGGGTTCGGGGTCGCCGGGGCGGCCGGGCTGGTCTGCGCCCTGCTGGCCGCGTTCGCGCTGGCCATCCTGCCCACCAACTGGCTCGCCCTGGCCCTGCTCCTGGCCGGTCAGGCCCTGTTCACGGTCGACGCCGCCGTTGGCGGCCTTGGCCTGGCCACGGCCGGGGCGGCCGGGCTGACCGCCGCCGGCTCCTGGTGGCTGTTCTCCAGCCCCTCGCCGCTGCTGCGGGTCGACGGCCGGCTGGCCGTCCTCGGGGTGCTGTGGTCGCTGGCCTGGTTCGTGGTCATCCTGACCGTGATCCTGCGCTCCCAGCGCCAGGTGCCGATGGGCACCGAGGCCCTGGTCGGATCCAGAGGGGTCGTGCGCAGCATGCTGAACCCGGGCGGCATCGTGGTGGTCGACGGCGCCATGTGGCGGGCCCGGCTGGCCACGGGCGAGGGCAGCCTCGGCACCGGGCAGCGGATCCGCGTGTCGGCGGTGGTCGACGGCATCCTCCAGGTCGACCCCGAGGACCCCTCCGCCGTCCGGCCCACCCGCCGCCGTGGCCGCCGCGCCACCTCCGTCGCCGAGCCGGCCGGCCGTGAGTAG
- a CDS encoding CGNR zinc finger domain-containing protein, producing METTAGDETIPRELVAVQALVNTIDLEDDDDRLDSPDALRRFLAGQGLLDASEPVDQADLAMAVELREALRAMLRVNHGEPLDPDALQVVNRAAAELPLQVAFDGAGRPVLGPGTAGCRGALAALLAGVAQAHAQGTWERLKACSAASCQWAFYDRSKNRSGRWCSMQTCGNRTKTRTYRSRRRAGT from the coding sequence ATGGAGACGACGGCAGGCGACGAGACCATCCCGAGGGAGCTCGTGGCCGTGCAGGCGCTGGTCAACACCATCGACCTCGAGGACGACGACGACCGGCTGGACAGCCCGGACGCGCTCCGGCGGTTCCTGGCCGGCCAGGGGCTGCTGGACGCCTCCGAGCCGGTCGACCAGGCCGATCTGGCCATGGCCGTCGAGCTGCGCGAGGCCCTGCGGGCGATGCTGCGGGTCAACCACGGCGAGCCGCTCGACCCGGACGCGCTCCAGGTCGTCAACCGGGCCGCGGCCGAGCTCCCGCTCCAGGTGGCCTTCGACGGCGCCGGGCGGCCGGTGCTCGGCCCCGGCACGGCCGGCTGCCGGGGCGCCCTGGCCGCGCTGCTGGCCGGGGTCGCCCAGGCCCACGCCCAGGGCACCTGGGAGCGGCTCAAGGCGTGCTCGGCCGCCTCCTGCCAGTGGGCCTTCTACGACCGGTCCAAGAACCGCTCGGGCCGCTGGTGCTCGATGCAGACCTGCGGGAACCGCACCAAGACCCGCACCTACCGCAGCCGCCGCCGCGCCGGGACCTGA